Genomic segment of Nostoc sp. TCL240-02:
TCACAGTTTTTTCTCCTTATCTAGAAAAAGCAGTGTTAGCGGGGATTTATGCTACTTAACTCTATGCGATTTGAATACACAGTAACTTAACTCTCTAGAATATTACGATCTGTTGCTAAAGTTTGTGCCCCTGTTTGCATCATTTCTATATCTGATGACGACCAATAATGAGGCCCTTGGCAGTGATGTGCTACTAGCAATCCCCATAATCCTCTAGGAATCAAAATTGGTACAACTAAATTGGCGCGAACCTGCAAATTGCTCAGAAAATCTCGGTGACAGGACTGGATTGGCTCTAATTCAATATCAGCGATCGCTTTTACTCGTCCTGCTGAGTATAAAGCAGCATACTCATTGTTAAAACAATCATCTGGCCCAGTAGAACCTAGTATTGAGAATTCTTGAGAACTTAAAGATTCAAAAGTTACTTGACCTTGCCATTCCCTGTAAAAATAATACAACACCACCCGATCGACTTGAAGTGATTCTCTGAGTTGATTAGTTGTTTGCCGCACTAACTCATCGCGCTGCATTCTTTTAACAAGGCGGTCTAGCAAAATTTGCAAACCCTGTTTACGGCGATCGCGGCTGTGGTTAAATTCGGAGTGAGGATGAATTTGCACGGTTCTAATATGACTACTAAGTAAATGCTGCCGGATTTATATAGTAATTTATTACACTTTATTTAAATACATTTTTGTATTGATGGCAGCAATTCAATTTTAACGAAATAGAATACTAGTAAACCTCTCCGTCAATTTAAAATAAATTATTAAGAAGTAGCATTTTTTAATCTACACTAGGGAAGATACCAAATTATAAATTTAAAGTTACAGATGTTTGAATTTTAAAGATAATATGCATCTTAAGTTTTTTATAGTATAAATTATTGGTTGCGATTTAATCTGCAAGTTTTCACTAAATCACAAGTTAGTTTGTATTCATAGTTACAGAAAATTATCAGTCATATAGTTTAAATAAGACCAAAACACTTGTAGAGACGGCGATTTATCGCGTCTCAAAAACCCAAAATTTTTACCAGTAGTCCTTAACCCAAGCCTATTGCCAGCTATCTTTGCTTTAATGAGTTAATGCAAGTCTTTCTGATTCTGCAAACATTGGGGCAAAGTTACGGTAAGCTTCTAATGCTGCTTCTTTAACGGTTGCATTCACAATGGGAAATGTTGTGAGGATGTAGCTAAATTCATCTTCAGTTAAACCGTAAAGGTGTGCTACCATTCCATCGAGTTCGGCGCGGAGTTTAGCGCGTTCTGTTTCGTCGGTAACGCCTTGTTGATGGGAACCTAAACCGACTTCTTGCGCGAGTTCGTCAAATTCTGGTGTGGTGCAGATAAGTTTGGCAGCGCGTTGTACAATATCGTTGAAGCTGCGATCGTTTTTTGTTAAACGTGGGACGGGTGTCTGATAAACATAAAACATATTACAATGCGCTGTTACTTTTTGGCGAATTATAAAATCGTAAGCAAAGCTATTAAGTACAGCGCATACAAACAGCAATTCATTCAGCTTTGGAAATGGATCTGCCAACACTAATGTGTTTCCTGCAAAAATCTGAGGTGGTAAAATCCCTGCAATCATTGTCCGAATATCTGTATTACGTGCTACATCCCTATAGCCTAGACGGTAGTTTTGATAATCAAACTTTTGACCTTTATCTACTTCATTTCGTTTTAATAATGCTTTTCTACCTTCGCGTTCATCTATCCAATACCTTGCTTCAGCAAAGATATGAGTGAACTGATGAATTATTTTACCTTCATAGAGCGCTAATGTACCTTTCTCTGGCTTTTTCTTGAAAAGAAAAGCATCATCAGTCATATTAAATTCACGATGTAGTTCTAAGTTCCATTTATCTTCAACTTTTTCACCCAGCAATGGGAACTTGGTCATTTTATCAGCAATGTGAAAATCAAGCTCATTTTTGAACTCCATTACAGAGAGAGAATCAGGTGATAGCTTTCGTACTAAGTCAATACTAATAGGTAAACCATTATTTTTGGGAAACTCTTGCAGTTCTTTGACATCTTGCCGCATAAAAGCAGCAGGAAATTTTTCTGTTTTGCCTTCTTTCTCAAAAGTTAGAATAACAAATTTAAAACTCCGATGAACCCCTTCAAAAATTGTTTTGCGATTTTCAAAGCAGAATAAACCAGTAATTTTAGTATTATTAAATAGCATTTCTCGAAGCTTCTTAGCTCCTAAATCAGTATAAATACCACTTGTATAACGATACCACATTCACCACCCTGACGTAAGAGATTAAAACATTGTTCTAAAAACATTTTGTAAAGATTAATATCTTTACCGTGACGTTTACCGTTAATTATAGGAACTTGATTTTTATACTGTTCAGCAAATCTAAAATACTCTCTTTGATGGTTGTAATCGCTTTGATACTTTAACCATGCTTTTTGTATTTTTGTATCTATTAATAAACGTTTTAGTTCAACCTCGAAATCTTTGATGTCCATCTTTTTCTTAGACACGACATCACTGTATTCAGAGCAAAATTCCTTAGCATCAGGCTGAAAAGTTTCCCACGGTGGATTAGTGATAATTGCATCAAAACCGCCGCGTTCTAAAACCTCGTTAAAATGATAACCCCAGTGAAACGGCTTCAAAGCTGCAATATCCTCAACCTTCAAAACACGCTTATGTGACTTTCCAGTTAACTGAACTTCCTCATACTTGATACCCAAACGCTTACTAAACTCATCCAACAGCAAAAGATTTAACTTTTCTTGCGATTTGTTGTTGAGTTGTTCAATATTTTTGCGGAGGTGTTTCAATCGAGTATCTTGAGGTGTATCTGTATCGGGTAACGCTTTAGGTAAAAAAGCATGTTTTTTGTACAAATCAACAGATTTATTTTTTTCTTCGAGAATTTTCTTATAATTATCTGCGGTTAAAGACTGTAATAGATTTCCTTGTAGTGAATTTCCTACCGCATCAAAAGCAGTATCATCTACCCGAATTAAACCAATTAACGAATTACCCGCCATAATATTAAAATCAATATTAGGCAATGGTTCTAACTCTTCAACATCGTGAGCAGAAGAAACCAAAGCTAAGAAAAGGCGCAGTTTCGCAATTTCCATTACTTCTTCCATGATATCTATACCATAGAGGTTATCAGAAACAATAAGTTTTTTGATAAAATAAGGTAGTGATGGATGGGAATTTTCTATATCTTCAAGCTTCTTTTTGAGAGTATCATCACCCATCAATTTAATGGTTCCAAACACAGCACTATAAACTTGGATTAGCGTCTTCATCCCTGCAACAAGAAAAGCACCAGAACCGCAAGCTGGGTCAAGAATTGATAAATTAGGAAGAATATTTTCTATTAACAGATGACAAACATTTGTATCCAGCTTGATGAGAAGCTCGTTAATATCTTCAAATGACTTATACTTATCAGATAGCGCATTATTTACGCGGTCTACAATTAACTTGTGAATAGTTCTATCACAGAGATATTCTGTAATCTGTGGTCTAGTATAGTAAGCTCCAAAAGCCTTTTGATTGGTGTATTTTTCAAAAATGTAACCTAAAACATCAGGGTTTATCTCATCGTCTTTACCTTCTGGCGTATCATCCAGATTCCAAGAATAACGCCCAAATAAATCTAGAACTTGCTCAAACGCCTCATCAACTATAGAGATATCATATTTATCTTCAATATGATGCTTGAGAAATAGTCCACCATTCAGGTACTTAACCTTTCCTACCAATTCTTGTACAGATAAATCGCGTTCAAACTCAGGTTTAGCAAAGCTTTCAAAAAACAAAGCCTTGAGGAATTCGTCATAAAAACGATTTTCAGCTTTTTGTTTGCTTTGTTCTAGCTTATTTTGCAGATAATTTAAATCTTTGTTATCAATAAAACCCTTACGCTGGAGAAAATAAACAAACATTAGACGGTTGAGAATTACCGATGTATACCAACGTCTATCTGTCTCGTTATCAATTCCTTTAACAAACAGTAAAAACTTCTGGTGTTGCTCTTGAAATTCCTTGTAAAACTTCTTAGTTACTGGCTCAACATCAAAACCGCGTTGTAATTTATAAGCAATTTCGACAACCGTCGGTTCACCATGTTCTAATTCAGTAATATCAATAACTAAAGAACCAAGCTTGCTTAAAAATAAGTCTCCTGGTTGACCTTTCACATATAAGTGGTCACGAACGTAGCTTTTACTTCCTTCTCGTTTCACACAATACCAAAGACTACGTGTGCGTTCTTCAGTAATAAAGATTAGGAGATTTTCAGCTATAAGTTTAGTAATTTCTTTATGAATAGCATTTCTAACTTTAGCCTCTGGTATATTCCCATCTGCTGCGGTGACTTCAAAGATTGCAACGCCTGAAAGTTCAGCAATCTTTTGGTATCGATACGTATTATTCTCAATTTTTAAACTTACAGGTTTTTGCCTGGAAGGTTTAGACCAACCTAATTCTTCTATAAATAAATCACTAAATTGAAAGTTATTGAGTAAATCGCGGGTTCGTTGAAAATTCAGAGACATAATTTACCATGCTTAGAAAATAAAACCCAAGCATGGTAATTTTGCCATTCGGAAAATAAATCTGTGGCTTTAAAAATTAAGTCTGCGCTGGCGGACTTTAAGTAACTCTTTTTATATGAGTTAAATTTTTACCATGCTTTTTATACTTTATAAATCCTTTATATCAAAGTAGGTTCAGGGATATTACCTGAGTTCTATAAATGCCGACTTTGTTTTGTATAAGCGTAATTTTTAATTACCAAGTATATTTGCTGATTACTTTATCAAAATGCCTAATTGCTTTATAAAAATGCCCGTTTACTTTCTCAAAATACTGAAATGCTTAATAAAAACAAGCTTTGACTTATTCAAAAGGTGATTTGACTTATTCATTTTGGTGTTTTCCGCAAGCAAAAGCAGCTTTGACTTATTCAAACTCCAGTTTGCTTATTCATTTTGGTGTTTTCCGCAAGCAAAAGGAACTTTTACTTACTCAAAAGGTGATTTGACTTACTCATTTTGGTATTTTCCGCAAGCAAAAGCAGCTTTGACTTATTCAAACCCCAGTTTGCTTTCTAATTTAGGTGTTTTCCACAAGTTCCCAAAGATGCGATAAATCGCCGTCTTTACAATAATCAGTCCTTTGTAGAGACTGCGATTTATCGCGTTTATTGCCTTAACCGAATAGTCTCGCTATTTAACCTTTAACCAACTAAATATATTTGCTGGCGTAATTTGCCAGTCTGCTAATCCATCAATAACAGTCAATTTATCATTATTATATTTTACTTCTGGCAATTTATTAGGTTGAAATACCATCACTGATTTATCATTAGAGTCAATAAACCAACCTAGTTTTGTACCATGATTAATACAGAAAATAATTTTATCAATCACACGGTTAGGAAATTGGTCAGGTGATAAAATTTCAATTATCCAATCTGGATAAATTTCAAATTTATTGGCAATTTCTCCAGATTCATCAATAACAAGCCGTGACCACTCAAATACAGCAATATCTGGAACTAAAGAACGTCCTCCAAATGTGCAGCGTAATTCAGTTAATGCTAAAGCCTTTTGCTCAGATTCGCTTACCTGATTAATCTCAGTTGATAAACGAGTTTGGATTCTGCTATGTTTTCCCTGCGGCATTGGTTTTTGGTAGATATTTTCATCAATATATTCGCTAGCTGGTTTGGTTTCTGGTAATTGCAAAAACTCTGTTAAAGAAAGATTAGATGATAATATAACCATAAAAATTACTCCTAAAATAGTTAAATTATATCTTTAAATATAACAAAGACGCGATGAATCGCCGTCTCTACAATAATTAGCTCTTTGTAGAGACGGTGATTTATCGCGTCTATTGCCTGAACGAAAAATTACGAATTACAAAATAATCCCAGTGAACAAATAATTTGAGGTTCTCGTTTTTCTAATTCTTCTGTGACAATACACAAACGGTCATCCATCCGTAACGCTACGACTAACTCAGCTAACTGCTGATTATTAATACCGCTTCTCAGTTGACGGTTGAGAGTATCAATGGCTGACTGTCGCAAAGGATAACGGTAAATTTCATCAATTGCTTTTAAAAGTTCTTCACTAACAAATAGTGTTCCTTTCATTTCTTGAATATAACTCTTCAATCGTTCATAAGTGCGGAACCTTGCACCTGATGGCCGTCCTAATTGACCACCTGCATTCTTCTCTTCTTCAGAAATCAATTCAGCACCCTTTTTTACTAACTCGTGATGTTGTTTATCTCTGGGTATCGCTGGAGTAGATTCTTCACACGCCGCTACCCGAAGAACTGCTAATTGTGATTGAGTAACGCTATTTCCATCGCGGTCAACATAAATTAAAGAATCATTTCCTTCGGTAGTTTTCATATAAAGCAATACTCCCTCTGGTTGCACAGGTTGCGGAGTATGGGCGCGGGTAGAATAAACTACATTTTGCATTTCTTCAATGGTTTTTTTCAAACCTGGATTATTATCAGTAGCTTTTTTCCAAATTTGAAACGCTTCAGAAGTCAAATCAACTTCTGTATCTTCTTCACCATCTAAAATTCCAGATTTCTCGTTGTATAAATCAAGAATTACTCGTGCATCATCATCTTCAAAAAAAGCTTCATCAGTTCCCACCACCTCAGCATTTTCTTGCAGTCGTTTGCGGAGTCGTCCCCGCAAATTAATAATCCGTTCCACTCCCTCGGCTGGTAAAAAAGAATAACAGAGAATTTGGTCTGCATTTTGTCCAATGCGGTCTACCCGTCCGGCGCGTTGAATTAAGCGAATAATTGCCCAAGGTAAATCCCAATTGACGATAATTGCACAGTCTTGCAAATTATGACCTTCACTCAAAACATCAGTGGCTATTAAAATCCGCAACTCTTCTGATGATGAAATTTGCTCTCGTTTTCCATTACTCACAGGGCTAAATCTTCCTGTCATTACTGTCGGGTCTTTAGCTTGTCCTGTCACTCCGGCGACGTTAGTCATAAGACTCGACTGTAAATTCTCTACAAGGTAACGGACTGTATCAGCAAACTGAGTGAAGATTAGGACTTTATCTTGAGGGTGAGTTTTTGTTAGCAGTTTAATTAAAGCTGCAAGTTTTTCATCCTTTTGAGGATTCCACTCGCCACACTGTTGCAGCACATTAATCAGTGCTTTGGCATCTTCTAGTAAATCATGTTTGAGCTTTTTTATATCAAAAAGTGTAGAACGCAGCCATTTAAATCTTCGATGATATCGAGTTCTATATTCTTGATAAATTGATTCTGCTCTTTGACGAAAAACCTTTTCTGTTTTAGATGTTTTATCATCTTCATTAGAAAAAACAGTTATTTCTCGTTCTCTCTCCACTTGCAGCGAAACTGTAGAATCATCTTCTTCCGTTTCTGTATCAAATAAAGCTGCTACAATAGAATCAGCATCTTCATCATTATTACTCGTATCTAATAACTCAGCCTCTTGAGTTCCAATCGGAATATCAAGCCCTTGTTCTAAAGCATATAAATAAATGAAGTTCCGTAAAATATGGCGTTCAATTGATTGGATAAAAGCAACAACACTACTTTCTAAACGTTTAAATAAATTAGTGCGCGAAAAACCCATTAATCTCCTCCCGCCACGAAATAAGCTATTAATAAAACGTTGTTCGGTGTCTGTAGGCGGCTGTTTGGATTTAGCAATAATGTAATTCCCTAGCCCATAACGCGGTAAATTTAGTTGATTAATTACTTCTATTACTAACTCCGAATAAAGACGAGCATAAAAGTCTGTATCAGAACCTTCTAAAGGAAACTTGAGACTACGAGGCACACGCTGGGGAAAATAAGAATGTCTCCCATCAGAAAATTCTAAATATTTCCGTCCTGTTTCATCTGTACGGGCATAATTTTCTTTAATAAAAGAACGAGTGCGCCGCACCATATAACGCTTCATCAATTCTCGCCAATCATCAGGGTGTTCGCTTTTCTCAAAAGCCGCTAAAGAACGGACTGAACATTGATGCTTTCTAATAAACTCTAATTCTCCTACCGAACTGCCACCGAGTTCATTTATTAAAGCTTCTGGTCTTAATCCTAAATCTTGGTCTTCTGGCACAAATAGCCGCAGTTGGGCGGAAAGGTCAAGATAACTTTTATTGTAAGGAGTTGCAGATAATAAAATACATTTACTTTCGTTAGCTGTAATATATTCTATTATCGTTCGATAACGTTTACCTTCGCGGTTACGTAAATTATGACTTTCATCAATTAACACAACTCGGTAACGCCGCAGTTTTGGTAATTTATTTTGTACTTGACTAATTGGCATAATTTCGGCAAGTAACCGATAGTTATTTACATATTCTTGCCACATTGGTACTAAGTTTTTTGGGCAAATAATCAGTGTTTCTAAATAACAATCTTCTTGTAATATCTTGGCTAAGGCAGTTCCAACTAAAGTTTTACCCAAACCGACCACATCACCCACTAACACGCCACCACGCCTAGTTACATGACGTGCTGCTAGCTGTACGGCAGCTTTTTGGAAATCAAATAAGTTATTAAATTCGCGGGGAATACGAAATTCTGAAAGTCCGGCGATCGCTTCGTGGGATAAGTGGTAAGCTATCTTAAGGTAGATGTAGTAAGGCGAAACTGGCTCTTGCCTAGCCCAACTTTGGTCAATAATTTCTGCTAATTCTTGAGAAATATCTACACAACCGTAATCTTGCCAGCGATCACTAAACCACTTTTGTAGTTTATTACAAGCATCGTGGTCTAGAATATCAACATTCAACTCCCCTTGTTTTGCCAATCCGGGAAGGGTTAAATTACTACTACCCAAGAATCCCACAGTTGGGGTATTCGGGTCATTGCGATGCACAAGATATAACTTGGCATGGAGAGAATGACGCAAAAACAGTTTAATAATTACCTTCTGACTTTTTAGCTGATGACTTAACCGCCGCAACCCCGCTTCATCCTGATTAGTCGGCGCACCGATAGTCAACTGCTGACGAAATTCCGCCGCCATGCGTTTTTTAAACCGCACGATGGCACTATTGTCAATCCTTCCATCACCACTAACAAAGCTAAACGCTGCATGAACTTCATCACTGGGTAAACTTTGCATCCCAATTAGCAAACGACAACAAGCATTTTCACTACCAACGTACTGTTCGATTAAGTCATCAATTCTTCGCCAACCTCTGAGGTTGAAGTAGCCAACGCAAAAGTCTGCGCGATAAGATACTTTGAGAGTTTCTCGTAAAATCGGCAGTAGTTGTAAATCAATGTTGTCAAATATCCGGGGCATTATTTGAAACTCATAAATATTTTGTACATCTGTTATATGTCTGTTATATGAGTAAAAAATATTTCCAGCCAGATTAGAGACGCAATAAATCGCCGTCTGTATAAGAATCAATTCTTTGTAGAGACGGCGATTTATCGCGTCTTCAAAAATAAAAAAAGAGCAGTTGCATAATACAACTACTCAAAAAAATAATTAGATAGCTATTTACTCTACCTATCCACAGAACCCATAATTACGTCAACACTACCGAGAATCACCACAATATCTGCAACCTTCATCCCGCGCAGTAAATGTGGAACAATCTGGAGGTTGTTGAAATCTGCGGCGCGAATCTTCCAACGTGCAGGGAAGACATTATCATCGCCAACCAAATAAATTCCTAATTCACCTTTGCCACTTTCTACACGGGCATAGATTTCACCCTTGGGAATCTTGAAGGTGGGAGAAACCTTTTTACCGATGAATTGGTAATCAAATGCGTCCCACTCAGATTTTTTACCTGCGGCTAAACGCTTCGCTTCCAGATTTTCGTAAGGGCCGCCAGGAAGTCCTTTAATTGCTTGGCGAATAATCTTTACAGATTCGCGCATTTCCCGCATCCGCACCACGTAACGGGCAAAGCAATCACCGGCGGTTTCCCACTGCACATCCCAGTCGAAATCATCGTAACATTCGTAATGGTCAACCTTCCGCAAATCCCATTGCACTCCAGATGCGCGTAACATTGGGCCAGAAAGTCCCCAGTTAATTGCTTCTTCACGGGTGATAGTCCCAATACCCTCAACACGTCGCCGAAAGATGGGGTTATCAGTTACTAAGCGTTCGTACTCATCAACTTTGGGCAATAAGTAGTCGCAGAATTCCAGACACTTATCTACCCAACCGTAAGGTAAATCGGCTGCTACTCCACCAACACGGAAGTAGTTATTATTCACCATCCGATAACCTGTGGCAGCTTCCCACAAATCATAAATCATCTCCCGTTCCCGGAACTGGTAGAAGAAGGGAGTTTGTGCGCCTACGTCAGCTAGGAAGGGGCCAAACCATAGCAAGTGGTTAGCAATGCGGTTCAACTCCAGCATGATGACGCGAATGTAGCTAGCGCGTTTGGGGACAGCGACACCTGCAAGCTTTTCTGGGGCGTTAACAGTGACAGCTTCGTTGAACATTCCCGCAGCGTAGTCCCAGCGACTAACGTAAGGAACGTACATTACATTAGTACGGTTCTCAGCGATTTTTTCCATTCCCCGGTGCAAATAGCCGATGACCGGTTCACAGTCAACAACATCCTCGCCATCCAGAGTCATGATTAGCCGCAGAACCCCGTGCATTGAGGGGTGGTGTGGCCCCATGTTTAGCACCATTGGTTCAGTGCGGGTTTCTAGTCTGGTCATAGATTTCGTGTTCTCCTGTTGTGTTCGTGTAGCGTGCTAAAGGCAAAATTCTGAATTGAACCGCCCAGATGCCAACCAGACCCGATTTATCTAGTCTGCCAAGCCAAAATTAAGCTTGCAGGAGCAATACTTTTAAGAAAACTGCCTTTAAGGCGTTTATAATGTATTGCCCATATAGGGGTATGTTGGAGAGGGAGTGACAGAGGAGGGACTTTACTTGATGTTTAATTTTGTTGCACTTCTTCAACTATTATATGGAAGCTTGATCTGCACTTAATTAAGGCATCGGATTTTTTTATAAGGAAGATGCGGAGAATGGGGAAAGCGGTGAAACTAGGAACCCAGTCTACACTTTTTTACGGGAATAGGAACGGCGAAGCCAAGGCTGGGTAGTTCACATTAATCTGTTACGAACAAGATTTGGCAGACTACTCTGAGAAAATCTTGCGTGGTATTGCTTGTATAGCGGTTATCAGTCTACTTCAGTACAGTAGGAGAGAGCAATTCTACTGATAATTGGTGGTGATGAAAGCCTACTCTCTCGACTTGCGTCAAAAAATAGTTGATGCTTATGCCTGCGGTGACATTTCCCAACGAAAACTGGCTAAAAACTTTGGTGTCACCTTAAGTTTTGTGCAAAATTTACTCAAACGCCATCGAGAATTGGGGATGATAGGCCCCAAGGTGCGGACTGAGCAGACAGCAACAAAGTTGAATGCTGAACAGTTAGAAATCCTGCGCCAACTCGTCATAGCACAGCCCGATGCGACGTTAAGCGAATTGCGGGAACGACTTTACGAGAAAACAGAGGTCTTAATTGGGGTAGCTACGGTGAATCGGATGGTTCGCTGGAAACTTCACCTCAACCTCAAAAAAAAAGTCTCCACCTCACAAAAAAAGGTAGTGATGAAGTCCAACTAGCCCGATTTGAGTACTGGAAACTCTTGAGGGGGATACCCGTCGAAGAGCTGATTTTCTTAGATGAATCGGGAGTTAATCTGTCCTTCATCCGCAAATGTGCCCGCGCCTTGCCTGGCCTTCAGCCTATGCTCAAAAGCCCAACCGCAAAGGGAAAAATGTCTCGGTAATTGGTGCAATTAGCTTGAAAGGACTGCTCACCCAATGGAGTGGCTTAGGTTCTATCGATGCTTTGACTTTTGATGCCTTCATCGCCCAAAAGCTCGTACCCAAACTTTGGCCTGGTGCAGTGGTGATCATGGATAACTGCTCAATCCATAAAAGTGATGAACTTGAAGCTTTGCTCATCGCTGCTGGCGCTCATCTCATTTATCTCCCCCCCTATTCTCCCGATTTTTCACCGATTGAGAATTGTTGGTCCAAGATTAAGAACATTCTCCGTCGCATCGGTGCAAGGACATACCCTGATTTACTCCAGGCATTAGATACGGCATTCGCAGAAGTGACAATAGAGAATTTGCTGGGTTGGTTTACTCACTGCTGCTACTGTACCTCACAAGACTGATAACCGCTATAAATATGGTAACAATAGCCATGAATATCAGATGGCTGGAGGTATTCGTAAAAGCAATCGCAAGCGTACTGTACGTCAAAGCGTGGTTTTGTCGAAGTAAGTAGGTGCATTACTGCGATCGCACTCAATTAGCGATACCATCAAGGTCTATAATTATTGATTTTGATTATTTGAGACCACAGTACTGGTTTTGTCATTTTCTAGTTCTCTCATTAAAGAATCAAAACCACTAGCGTTGTTTCCACCTTTAGACAATAAAGACTGAATTTTATTGATTATCGCACTCATATTGTCAGAGAAAAATCTACCAAGATTATTCACAAAGTTTTTCAGTTTCTCAAATATACTAATTTCTACAGTTGAGTACTTATTAACGATTGGATATACAACTTTTCCTTTTTCTGTTTCATAGTACTCTTGTTCAGGCATCAACATAGATGTAAGTGGCTGCATCTGTTTTGCCATATCTGCTTCGGTTCGCTTATGGCTGAGGAATAAAACATCGTAGACCTTTCCGTTCCAACTAGCCCAATAATGGTTTTGGAAAAACCACCGCTTCCCATCATCACAATTAGGCTTTTTGCCTTGGTATGGAGTAACTCCCGCTTCACTCAAAAAAGGTTTGGCAATGCTTTCAACTGTTATTTTTTCGATGCCGAAATATTCTTCTGCAACTTTTTTAAAAGCACGAGCTAATGTCTGGCAATCTCCTTCTGGAGAGCCTTTCAAGAGAGTTTCTTGGCTCTTGCTCACCATTGTGTATTGAAATTGGATATTTCCAAAGTTTTTGAATAGTTGTTCTAGGATTTTATCTTCTGGTAATGTGTCGTCTATACCATTTACTAATGTTTTGGCTAGTGAGTAATCTTGTAAAAATTTTTGTTTTTTATTTGCTGAGTTATTTGCTGCTAATATTTCTTCAGAGCTTGCTGGCTCGTTTCTGCTACCTGGTAAGGTCGTCTGTTGTCCTTCCTGGCTTTGCAAAGTAGGTGGACTAAGTTGGCTGACAACAGAAGTAGCTACTCTATCCGCTTCTTGCTCATAGCGATCTCCTTGTTGACCGATAGTGAGTTTTGGCTGTATTTTTGGTTCCCAAAGGGGCTGCATTTGTGCCAGCGATACAGTATCAGCACGTTTTATAGCCATTTTGTCAATGTTATGACCAAACTGAAAAGAGTGTTCCTTCCCTTGCTGCAACGACTCATTCATCTTGGTCTGTAATACTGTGAGTCGTTCCTGTCCGTCTGGCGTGATCGTGCCATGCTTGGCTTGGATTTGGAGTTTTGTTGCCTCGAACTGATACTCTTGAAATTTCTGATTCTCTACTTTTGCCTGTACTATAGACTTGTTGGAGCCAAGTTGAGAGTGAGTAGTTAACAAGTGCGATCGCAACTGACCTTGTTCTGACTTAGGAGCGGATGAGTCAGCTTTTTTGTGGATTTGTAGCCGTTCTTTCATCGCTGGTTTCAAAAGTCAATAGTGGTTAATCTATATATTATGTCACTTCAGATTGCTTGATTACTTATACTTAAGTCGAATACTGTTAAAACGTATCATCCATTTTTTCTACAAGACTGACGCAAACCATAGCTGAAACCTTCATTTTCAG
This window contains:
- a CDS encoding GAF domain-containing protein gives rise to the protein MQIHPHSEFNHSRDRRKQGLQILLDRLVKRMQRDELVRQTTNQLRESLQVDRVVLYYFYREWQGQVTFESLSSQEFSILGSTGPDDCFNNEYAALYSAGRVKAIADIELEPIQSCHRDFLSNLQVRANLVVPILIPRGLWGLLVAHHCQGPHYWSSSDIEMMQTGAQTLATDRNILES
- a CDS encoding DNA methyltransferase — translated: MSLNFQRTRDLLNNFQFSDLFIEELGWSKPSRQKPVSLKIENNTYRYQKIAELSGVAIFEVTAADGNIPEAKVRNAIHKEITKLIAENLLIFITEERTRSLWYCVKREGSKSYVRDHLYVKGQPGDLFLSKLGSLVIDITELEHGEPTVVEIAYKLQRGFDVEPVTKKFYKEFQEQHQKFLLFVKGIDNETDRRWYTSVILNRLMFVYFLQRKGFIDNKDLNYLQNKLEQSKQKAENRFYDEFLKALFFESFAKPEFERDLSVQELVGKVKYLNGGLFLKHHIEDKYDISIVDEAFEQVLDLFGRYSWNLDDTPEGKDDEINPDVLGYIFEKYTNQKAFGAYYTRPQITEYLCDRTIHKLIVDRVNNALSDKYKSFEDINELLIKLDTNVCHLLIENILPNLSILDPACGSGAFLVAGMKTLIQVYSAVFGTIKLMGDDTLKKKLEDIENSHPSLPYFIKKLIVSDNLYGIDIMEEVMEIAKLRLFLALVSSAHDVEELEPLPNIDFNIMAGNSLIGLIRVDDTAFDAVGNSLQGNLLQSLTADNYKKILEEKNKSVDLYKKHAFLPKALPDTDTPQDTRLKHLRKNIEQLNNKSQEKLNLLLLDEFSKRLGIKYEEVQLTGKSHKRVLKVEDIAALKPFHWGYHFNEVLERGGFDAIITNPPWETFQPDAKEFCSEYSDVVSKKKMDIKDFEVELKRLLIDTKIQKAWLKYQSDYNHQREYFRFAEQYKNQVPIINGKRHGKDINLYKMFLEQCFNLLRQGGECGIVIQVVFILI
- a CDS encoding Uma2 family endonuclease, which produces MVILSSNLSLTEFLQLPETKPASEYIDENIYQKPMPQGKHSRIQTRLSTEINQVSESEQKALALTELRCTFGGRSLVPDIAVFEWSRLVIDESGEIANKFEIYPDWIIEILSPDQFPNRVIDKIIFCINHGTKLGWFIDSNDKSVMVFQPNKLPEVKYNNDKLTVIDGLADWQITPANIFSWLKVK